Proteins encoded within one genomic window of Bdellovibrio bacteriovorus:
- a CDS encoding peptidylprolyl isomerase translates to LMKFLKSPASTGLFILMAFTLAGCPSSYQKISTKPVEKVNDHVLTSKQFANQLARRLRNFDALAAKDPNNIHRVKEEILRDFLVKSLTLDWARSQSIVISENMLDKEVDKLRANYPDDLSFRRALALENLSFSEWREELRYGLVEKEVFKKLNEKIKTPTDEEIKRYYEDNKDRWKRKERIYIRQIVVDEDAKADAIRTDLKTSDFGELARKFSITPEGKTGGVVGWIEKGSVDYFDPLFSAGAGLQTVKSPFGVHLIRVEKKAPATTQPLEEVKSQIIRALRAQREQAEYVAWLDAQLRSSKVLKDYDLMNSITVDTRGPND, encoded by the coding sequence CTTATGAAATTTCTAAAGAGCCCCGCAAGTACGGGGCTTTTTATTTTAATGGCCTTCACCTTGGCGGGTTGTCCTTCCAGTTACCAAAAGATCTCTACTAAACCCGTAGAGAAGGTGAATGATCACGTTTTAACTTCAAAACAGTTCGCCAATCAGTTAGCCCGTCGTCTGCGAAACTTTGATGCTTTAGCGGCCAAAGATCCCAACAATATTCATCGTGTGAAAGAAGAAATTTTACGCGATTTCTTAGTGAAAAGTTTAACTCTGGATTGGGCTCGCTCACAAAGCATCGTGATTTCTGAAAACATGCTGGATAAAGAAGTCGACAAGCTTCGCGCGAATTATCCCGATGATCTTTCCTTCCGTCGTGCTTTAGCCTTAGAAAACCTTTCTTTCTCTGAGTGGCGCGAAGAACTTCGTTACGGTTTGGTTGAAAAAGAAGTTTTTAAAAAACTGAATGAAAAAATTAAAACTCCCACCGATGAAGAGATCAAACGCTACTACGAAGACAATAAAGACCGCTGGAAACGTAAAGAGCGCATTTACATTCGTCAAATCGTGGTCGATGAAGATGCTAAAGCCGATGCTATCAGAACTGACTTAAAAACGTCCGATTTTGGTGAACTGGCTCGTAAGTTTTCAATCACTCCTGAGGGTAAAACGGGTGGTGTCGTTGGTTGGATTGAAAAGGGCAGTGTGGATTACTTTGACCCGTTATTTAGCGCCGGCGCTGGCTTACAAACCGTGAAAAGCCCCTTTGGTGTTCACCTAATTCGTGTAGAAAAAAAGGCCCCTGCAACGACTCAGCCCCTAGAAGAGGTCAAATCACAGATAATTCGTGCACTTCGTGCTCAACGCGAGCAGGCGGAATATGTAGCTTGGCTTGATGCTCAGCTCAGAAGTAGTAAAGTCCTAAAGGACTACGATTTAATGAACTCGATTACGGTTGATACGCGAGGACCCAATGATTAG